The candidate division KSB1 bacterium genome segment TGCCACACCTCGGATTGAACAGTGACGTTCAGGCCGGAGGCCATCGCTTTCATGTGCAAACGAGCTATTCGGCCAGCAACGCCAAGATCATCTCTCACATTTTCGATCATGGCCGCATCGTTGCGCAGCGCGAAGTGCCCATGAACGGGGAGGCGGGCGATCAACATCTCGCCCGGAAGCTGCATGCCATCCATCAGGACATGGTGGCGGAAATGGAGTTGCTGTTTCACATCGCCGACAAAGTGCGCGAAGTGAAACACCCGCTCTCCTGCCTCAAACTCGGCCGGCTTTTTTTGCAGAAGAATCTGCTGGACGACGCCATTGCCACCCTCGAGCTCGCCATCACGCTGGACGTCGACTCCCCCCATGCTTACAACGACCTGGGCATGGCCTATCTGCGCCGCGGTGAATTTGCCCGCAGCGAAAAAGTTCTGCGCGAGGGTCTCGAGCGCGCCCCGCAATATGCCGACGGCTACTGCAATCTCGGCGTGGCGTATCTCGAGCAGGAGAAGTATGCCGAGGCGCTGCAGGCCTTCGAAACGGCGCTGCAGATCAACCCCAAATTTTTCCGCGCCCTCCTGCTGCGCACGCTTGCCCATCTCAGCATGCTGGCCTCGCCGGCGGTGCGCGGCACGCTCGCCGAACTGCCGGCGCATCGCGAACAGGTGCGTGAAGAACTGGAGCGCGTCCTGCAGGCAATGCCGGCAGGCCACGACCACAGCCGGCTGGTGAAATGCCGGGAACACCTCAGCCGCAACGAGTTAGGCCGGGCCGCTGCCGAGCTGCAAGCCATGCGGCAGGAGATGCAGGCGGAGGCCTTCAGCCACTACGAAAACGAGTTTTATCTCAAATTCATGTACGGCGGCAAGGGCCGTGACGACGCCTTCGTGCAGCGCTACACCGACAAGCTGCGCGAAGCCATTCAAAACTATCCCGAGTATGCCGATTTGCACAACCATCTCGGCATCGCTTATTTGATTCAGTGCCGCAATCTCTTCCTGCGCGCCCTGGAGGAGTTTCGCACCGCGCTGCGCATCAATCCGAATTTCAAGCGTGCGGAAAAAAATTTGAAGCTGACCGAGAACGACGGCAAGGGTTTTCTCATTCTGCTGCGTGCGCTGTTCAAATAACCCGGGCGGCGGGGATCGCACCGGCGCGCCGCCGGTGTTTGCGTGATGGAAGCGGCCGTGTCCTTTTCCGGCTGTGGAGCGTGTGGCGTGAAATGCCATGCCGTGGAGCAGAACGATTTGCGGTTGCAGCATCTGTGATACTTTCCGGGAATTTTTGCTCTCCTTATAGTGCCGTCCATCCCTTCCCCCTTCGAACTGCTGCCAGGTCATCGCTTTCCTTGCAACGCCGGGGTCAACCCTCATGGCTTGGGATTTGCACAAAAGGTCGCCGGTTACCGAAAGTTCAAATGTTAACAACTGCTTTCTTGTCTCACCCCGAAACAATGTCACTTCGCTGATACAGAAAGAGGAGCGCATGAGAAACTCGAGATGCCTCTCCGGGTGCCTGATGGTGGCCCTCGCGGTCAGCCTGCTGAGCTCCGCCTCCGGCCAGGCACAAAACAGCCCCACCGCTGCCGCGCGGCGGGATTGGCCCGTCACGGTGCGGGCGCTGGCGGCACAACCGGGCGAGGTTTCGCTGTACGAAATCCGTTTCACCACGGGTGATTCCCTCGCTGCCCGCGCGGAAATTATCCTCGATTTTCCGGCAGAGTTCGATTTGAGCCTGTTGCGGGTGGCCAGCTCGACCAGCATCAACGGCGGGTTCAAGCTGGTGCGCGAACGCAATCAGGTGCGGGTGCAGCGCACCGGTTTGGGTGCCATGATCCCGCCCGGCCGCAACGTGGAGCTGCAGCTCGGCTTGATCAAAAACCCCGGCCGGCTGACGGGCAACTATGAAGTCGGCATGGAGATCCGCTCCTCCAGCCAGAGCGTGCTGGTGGCCCGCAAGAATCATCGCATCGAATTCTAACTCCCCGTGAGATCAGCAATGCAAGTCATGAAGATTGCCGCGCAGCGGGTTGCGGCGCCAAGCTGGCGCATCCTGGGGCTGGCTCTGTTTCTCGCCACCGCACCCGCCTTCGGACAGGGAAGTCTAACGCAAGTCACGGTCACGCCCTCCGACACCACTGCCGGCAAGGGTGCCATCTACAAAATCAGTTTCATCACCAGTCTCACTGGCGGCCCGGGGGGCGCCGGCATTCCCGCCAACGGCAAAATCCGCCTGTCGTTCCCTCCGAGCTTCGTGGATTCGACGGTGACGGCGGCATTCAACGACAACGGCCTGGACGGCGGTTATGCCGCGATCGCCGACACCAATCACGTGATCACGCTCACGCGCGACAGCACCGGCACCGCGCTCGCCGCCGGCGACACCGCGGTGTTCAGCGTTGCCATCGTCTATAATTCGACGCTTGCGGACAGCTTCCGAATTTTTGTGCAGACGCTGAACGCCGCCGGCGTGGCCATCGACAGTGCCCGCTCGGCCTTCTTCCGCATCGCGGCTGCGCCGCTGCATCATTTCAAAATCGACAGCGTGGCCACGCAAACCGCGGGCGATTCGTTTTTCATCACTATTTCGGCACGCGACGTTTATGAGAATCTGGTCAAGACCTTCAAGCGCAAAGTCTCAATCTCGCTCAATGCCGACACCATCACCCCGGCGCTGAGCGACACCTTTGTGCTGGGCCAGCGGCTGCAGAAAGTCGTCATCACCCGGGCCGGCGAGGGCCGCATCATCACCGTGAAAGACAGTCTCAATCACACGGGCAGCTCGAATGCGTTCCGGGTGAATCCCGGGCCGCTGCACCATATCGGCGTTTCTCTGATTGCCACACCACAAACGGCGGGAGCGGGTTTCGCCGTCACCTTCACCGCCCAGGATTCCCTCAACAATACCGTCACCACTTTCACCGGACCGGTGACGATTGCCGATCTGACCGGCACGGTGACCCCGGTCACCAGCGGGGCCTTCAATCTCGGCGTGCGCACCGAAACCCTGCGCATCACACAGGCTTCCACCAACAACCGGATTACGGTGAGCGGCGGCGGCAAAAACGGCCAGTCCAATTTCTTTGACGTGAACGCCGGTGCCCTCGATCGTTTTGTTTTGTCGGTGATTCCCGACCCGCAGGTTGCCGGGAACTCGTTTCTGTTCTCGATCACCGCCAGGGATGCCAACAACAACAATGTTTCTTACAGCGGCACGGTGACCTTGACCGACAACACCGGCACGTTGACTCCCACCAGTGTGCTGTTCGCCGGCGAAGCCACAAAAACCGTCAACGCGATGATTACCAAGGCACAGTCCAATGTGGTGATCACCGCGAGCGGCAGCGGCAGAACCGGGCAATCCAACAGCTTCACGGTCAATCCCGCCGCGCTCGATCATTTCGAAGTAACCAGCACCGGCGGTGGCAGCCTGGGCAGCCAGACTGCCGGGTCGGCTTTTGCGATACGGATTGTGGCCCGCGATCGCCACGACAATATCGTGACCTCACACAGCGGGCCGGGCAGCGCGGTGACGTTGTCCAACACGACGGCCAGCCTCTCCCCCGCCAGCAGCGGGAATTTCTCCAACGGCATCCTGGCCTCGCAAACCGTGACGATCACCAGGAGCGCCAGCGCAGACGCGATCACCGTCAGCCACGGTGCCACCGGCAGGAGTGGCGTGTCGAACAACTTCGCGGTGCTGGCCGGGCCGCATGCAGATTTTCGCCTGGACCCGGTGGGCAGCCCGCAAACTGCGGGCGTGCCGTTTCCCCTGGTCGTCCGTGCGGTGGATGCTTATGAAAACATCGTGACCGGCTTCACCGGTACTGTGAATCTGGCAGTAAACGGTGGCGGCACGATTACTCCCAACACCAGCGGGAATTTTGTGGCAGGCGTGTGGAACGGCAGCGTCAGCATTTCCAACACCGGCTCGGGTCGCGTCATCACAGTTTCAGGGAACGGCTTCAACGAAACTTCCACCCCGTTTGATGTCACGGCGAATGGCATTGATCATTTTGTCATTGATCCGGTTGGCAATCAAACTGCCGGGCAGAATTTCAGTGTGACGATTCGCGCCAAAGACGCAAATGATAATGATGTGGCGTTTTCCGGCCCGGTGACGTTGACGGACAACACCGGCACGTTGAAACCAGACAGCGTGACCTTTTCGAATCAGGCGTCACTCACCGTCACCACGGCGTACATCACCAAAGCACAGAGCAATGTGGTGATCACCGCCAGCGGCAGCGCCAAGCCGGCGCAATCGAACAGCTTCACCGTTGCGCCCGCGGACCTGGATCATTTCGACGTGACCAGCGCCGCGGGCGGCAACATTGCAAGCCAGACGGCCGGCACGAGTTTCACGATCAAGCTCGTTGCCCGCGATGCCTTCAACAATGTGGTGACCTCGTTCAACAGCGGGGTGACCATGTCCAACACCACCGGCAGTCTGGTTCCTTCGAGCAGCGGCAATTTCACCAATGGTGAGCTGGCTTCGCTCACGGTGACGATCACCAAAACGTCCAGCGCCGATGCCATTTCGGTGAGCGGCGGCACGCCGGCGCGCAACGGGGTATCCAACAATTTTGCAGTGAACGCCGGGCCGCACGCGGATTTTCGCATTGCCAACATTGCCTCGCCACAGACCGCGGGTGTGCCTTTCCCGGTGATTGTGCGGGCGGTGGATGCCCATGACAACACGGTCACCGGTTTCACCGGCACCGTGAATCTGACGGTCAGTGGCGGCGGCACGATCTCACCCAACGTGAGCAGCAACTTCATCAACGGCGTGTGGAACGGCAGCGTGAGCATTTCGAACTCCGGCACCAACCGCCAGATTACAGTTTCCAATGGAGGATTCAGCGAGCAATCGAATCCCTTCACGGTGAATGCCGGCTCACTCGACCGTTTTGTCATCGACACCATCGGCACGCAGACCGCCGGCCAGAATTTCAGCGTGACGGTGCGCGCCCGCGATGCCAACAACAATGAGGTGGCATACACCGGCACGGTGACGCTGAGCGACAACACCGGCACGCTCACCGCCTCTGCCTTGGTGTTCAGCGGGCAGACCTTCCGCACGATTTCCGATGCGCGCATCACCAAAGCGCAGACGGGCGTGGTGATCACCGCCAGCGGCAGTGGCAAGGTCGGCCAATCCGCCGCCTTCACGGTCAATCCCGATTTGCTGGATCATTTCAGCCTGACCAACACCAGCGGCAACGCCATCGGCACGCAGACCGCCGGCACGCCGTTTACCATCAGAATTGTAGCGCGGGATCAATACTACAACACGGTGACCGGCTTCAATCAACCCGTGATCCTCACCGATCTGACCGGTCTGAATATCACCACGGCGAATTTCAGCAACGGCGTGCTGGCCTCGCAAAGCCTGACGATCACGCAGGCGCGCAGCGACAATCAACTGACCGCAAGCGGCGGTGTGCCGGCCAAAAGCGGGACGTCCAACCTGTTCAATGTTGTGCCGGCCGCACTCGATCACTTCGCGATCGACAACATCACCGACCAGGCGGCGGGCGTGCCCTTCACCATCACCCTGCGTGCGCTGGATGTCTACAATAATCTCGTGACCGGCTACAACGGCGCGGTCACGCTCTCCGATTTGACCGGCACGATTGCGCCGGCCAGCAGCGGTGCGTTCATCGGCGGCGTGCGCAACGAAAGCGTGACCATCACGCAGACGCGCACGGCCAATCGCATCAACGTGAGTGGCAGCGGCAAGACCGGGAGTTCGAACAGCTTCAACGTGATTGCCAGCACCGTCGATCATTTTGACATCAGCACCATCGGCAATCAAACCGCGGGCGTGCCATTCAGCGTGACCATCATTGCCAGGGACGCCAGCAACAACACCGTGACTGGCTTCAACGGCACGGTGACGGTGAGCGATGGCACCGGCACGGTCTCGCCGGCCACCAGCAATCCCTTCACGGCGGGCACGCTGACGCAGAATTTCACGATCACCAAAAGTGCGGGCAACAACCGCCTGACGGTCACCGGAGTGGGCAAATCCAGCAGCTCGAATGCGTTCAACGTCAGCCATGCGGCTCTGACCAAGTTTCATATCGCGCCGCTCACGGATCAGGTGGCCGGTCAGAGTTTCCCGCTCATCCTGACGGCGCAGGATCAATATGACAACACGGTGATGAATTTCAGCGGCACGGTGAGCATCGCCATCAACAGCGGCACGATTCAGCCGGCGAACAGCGGCGCCTTCAGCGCGGGCGTGCGCACCGAGGCGGTGACGGTGCCGCAGGCGGGTGGCAACCGCGTGATCACGGTGAATGACGGCGCCGGGCATTCCGGCTCGTCGAATGCTTTCAATGTCAATGCCGCGGGCCTGGATCGTTTCGTGTTCAGCAACATCGGCACGCAGGCGGCGGGGGCTCCCTTCAGCTTCACCATCACCGCCCGGGATGCCAACGGCAACGACGTCAGTTTCATCGGCACGCTGACGCTGAGCGAGGCCACCGGCACGCTTTCCCCCACGACGGTGGCGATGAACGGCACGAGCGTGACGGTGACGAATGCCGTGATCACCAGGGCACAGAACGGTCTCACACTCACCGCCAGCGGCGGCGGCAAAACCGGCACCTCCAACAGCTTCAATGTGAATCCCGGGCCGCTGCAGCGCGTGCGGATCGTGGAGAGCAACGGCGTCGAGTTGGGGGCCAAGTCGTTGAATGCCGATCAATCGTTGACCGTGCGGGCTGCCGGTTATGACGCCTACAACAATTATGCGGGCGACCAGACGGTGACCTGGCTGGTGCAGACGGTGACCGGCAGCGGCATTGGCGAAGTTTCCCCGGTTACGGGCAGCACCACGATTTTCAATGCCAAAAAAACCGGCACCGGCCGGCTGGTGGCGGATCATGCCAGCGTGATTGACGACAGCTCGGGGGTGATCACCATCACGCCGGGCGCCGCCTTTCGCGTCAAGATTCTTGCCGGCACGGCCGGCAACAGCGGGGTGGTGACCACTTTGAATTTGACCACCGGCGCCACCTTTGACATGCACGCGGCGAGCTTCGATGTCGATGACAACTACATTCAGGATGTGTCCGTGACCTGGAGTGTCACGGGTGGCATCGGCGATTTGAATCCGTCCAGTGGCATGGCCACGCGCTTCATCGCGCGCAGCGCCGGTTCGGGCCAGATCACCGCCGATCACGCCAGCCTGATCGATTACACCACCGGCGCGATTCAAGTGAATGCCGGCAATCTCGCACGCATTCGCATTGTCGAAGGCCCGAGCGGCGATGGCCCGCCAGTGGGTGCGCGCACGCTGACCACGGATGATCTGTTGAAAGTGCATGCGGCGGGGTACGATGCCGAGGGCAATTACCTGGGCGATGAATCCGTCACCTGGCGGGTGCGCAACGGCATCGGCGTGGTGACGCCCACCGTGGGCACGGTGACCGACTTCGACCCGCGCGTGCCCGGCAGCGGCCGCCTCGTTGCCGATCATGGCTCGGTGCCGGATGACAGCACCGGTGTGATCACGGTCAATCGCGGCCAGGCTTTTCGCATCAAAGTTTTGAACAATTTGTCGGGCAACACCGCCGAGGTGCAAAGCCCGACGCTCACCACCGGCGAAACCCTGCCGGTGCATGCCAGCAGTTTCGATCGGGACAACAACTACATCGGCGACGTGAGCGTGAGCTGGTCGGTGAGCGGAAATATCGGCACGTTGAGCACGAGTGTCGGCAGCAGCACGGTGTTTACCGCCACCACACCCAACACCGGCGTGATTACCGGCACGCATCCCACGCTGGAGTCGGACGCCACCGGCCCGATCACGGTGATCGCCGGCAATCTGAGCTACATCCGGATCGTGCGCGGCCCCAGTGGCAATGGTCCGGAGCTGGGCAATCTCAGCCTGACCACCGATGACGTGCTGGAATTGCACGCCGCCGGCTATGATGCCAATGGCAATTATCTCGGCGACCAAAACGTCACCTGGACGGTGACCAACAACATTGGCACACTGACCACCATCAGCGGCAGCGCGACGATGCTGGTGCTGCGCCAGCCCGGCACGGGGAGAGTGCAGGCGGATCATGCGTTTGCCACCGATGACGTCACCGGCGATCTGAGTATCAGCGTCGGGGCGCTGCATCACATCAAAGTCCTGCTCGGTGGCAGTGGCCAAACGGCGGAGTTGGAAAACGATTCGCTCACCACCGACGAGAGCCGGACCGTGCACGCGGGCGGCTTTGATGCCGATGACAACTATCGCGAAGACGTTTCGGTGAACTGG includes the following:
- a CDS encoding tetratricopeptide repeat protein; translated protein: MPHLGLNSDVQAGGHRFHVQTSYSASNAKIISHIFDHGRIVAQREVPMNGEAGDQHLARKLHAIHQDMVAEMELLFHIADKVREVKHPLSCLKLGRLFLQKNLLDDAIATLELAITLDVDSPHAYNDLGMAYLRRGEFARSEKVLREGLERAPQYADGYCNLGVAYLEQEKYAEALQAFETALQINPKFFRALLLRTLAHLSMLASPAVRGTLAELPAHREQVREELERVLQAMPAGHDHSRLVKCREHLSRNELGRAAAELQAMRQEMQAEAFSHYENEFYLKFMYGGKGRDDAFVQRYTDKLREAIQNYPEYADLHNHLGIAYLIQCRNLFLRALEEFRTALRINPNFKRAEKNLKLTENDGKGFLILLRALFK